ATAATTGTTTGGTAGACCTTGCTTCTAAAATGATTTTTCACCTCATCCACCACCTGTATGGAGAGATTGGTCCGGGCGTCAAACATGGTAAGGACGACTCCCTCCAAGGCAAGAACGGGATTCAAATTCTTCTGTACCAACGATATGGTCTTCATCAATTGCGATAAACCTTCTAAAGCGTAAAATTCGCACTGAATCGGCACCAGCACCGAATTAGCCGCCGTTAAGGAATTAATCGTCAAGAGGCCCAGCGACGGCGGGCAATCAATTAACACATAATCAAAGGAATATTTAACCTTATCCAGTACCCGTTTGAGTTTATTCTCCCTGGACATAATAGAAACCAGTTCAATCTCAGCCCCGGCTAGCTGGATCGTGGCCGGTACCAGTTTAAGATTGGGAACTGCCGTGTCTAAAATAATATCTTCCAGGGGAACGTCATTAACCAGCGCATCATAGGTGCAGCGTTTAATGGAAGCTTTATTTATTCCCAGTCCGCTGGTAGAATTTCCTTGTGGATCAATATCAATTAATAATACCCGTTTTCCCAATTCAGCCAAACAAGCACTTAAATTGACAGAGGTCGTAGTTTTTCCGACACCGCCCTTTTGATTGGCAATTGCAATTACCTTAACCAACATCCTTCACCCCATATTCATGAACTAAAATTATTTCATTCCACAACCTCCCGGCATTCTCCTGCCAAAAATAAGCAGGATAGAAATTTAGTAATTAACATAACATTTAAATTTGTCACCTTTAAAACGGAGATACTACAACTTGCGAGCTAGGGAGCCGCTGATTTAATAAGCCTGCCGCCCTGGCGAAGGATTTCTTCGGCTGGCAAGGAAGTAAAACCTAGCGGTCTCTATTTCAAGGTTTTGCTGACGCAGCCAGACGGAAAAGATCCGCTAAGTAAGAAACTTCTTCCCATTAACAGCTGAACACGATAAGTTAGCCGGACCTTGCGCAGCCTCTTTTGATGGCCGGCTAAACCCGGCTAACAGGTACTGAAATCAAATCTACAAGACAATGGCAATAGCGCTGGATCAGCCCCCAAAAAACTCCTTGACTCTTTCCCGTAAGTATGGTAATTTATGCAAAAGCCTGTGGAGGTATTTATCATGCCTGTTTATAATGCTACCCTCACTCACATTGATATAAAAGAAACCAAACGATATGCCGGACTAATCAAAGCAGCCGATTTCCCCGACAAGCTTTTAATACAGGCTTGCACAGAGGCTCATATTTTGGCAGACCCTAAAGGATTATGGGAGATGTACGCCTATGACGCCGACACAGCTACCATCCTGTCAAATCCGCCCCTTTCTCTGAAGGGAGAGAAGATTATAAAACACCTGGAGCATTGTACGGAAGTAGCCGTGCTGGGCATAACCATCGGTGAAGGCTTGGAGAAAGCGGTGAGCGATCTTTTCTCGCAAGGTGAGTATACCAGAGGGCTATTGCTGGACGCTGCCGGCACCACTGCCGTTGAAGCGGCAGCCGACCAAATTTCCGCTCTCATTGCCCGCCACGCCGCCAAACAGGGCCTTGACACCACCTTTCGGTTCAGTCCCGGCTACGGCGACTGGGATATCCGTGTTCAGCCCGATATACTCGCCATTCTCCGTGCCCAGCGAATCGGCCTGACGGTAACCGACACCTGCATGCTGGTCCCGCGTAAATCAGTTACAGCCGTCATCGGCCTGACACCGCATCAAACAGCGCTGGCCCTGCCCTCCTTAGAGCGAAACAATAGTTGTGCCGCCTGCACACAGCTTAACTGCCAGTCCCGTAAAGAATAAAAAGCCTAGTGTCTCATCCGGCGGAAAGATGTAGTATGGCACCGAGAATTTTTACCGTCAGGCAAGACGGAGGAGCGCGCAT
The window above is part of the Propionispora vibrioides genome. Proteins encoded here:
- a CDS encoding ParA family protein; this encodes MLVKVIAIANQKGGVGKTTTSVNLSACLAELGKRVLLIDIDPQGNSTSGLGINKASIKRCTYDALVNDVPLEDIILDTAVPNLKLVPATIQLAGAEIELVSIMSRENKLKRVLDKVKYSFDYVLIDCPPSLGLLTINSLTAANSVLVPIQCEFYALEGLSQLMKTISLVQKNLNPVLALEGVVLTMFDARTNLSIQVVDEVKNHFRSKVYQTIIPRNVRLSEAPSHGQPIIKYDARSKGAEVYMDLAREVSGDD
- a CDS encoding vitamin B12 dependent-methionine synthase activation domain-containing protein, whose protein sequence is MPVYNATLTHIDIKETKRYAGLIKAADFPDKLLIQACTEAHILADPKGLWEMYAYDADTATILSNPPLSLKGEKIIKHLEHCTEVAVLGITIGEGLEKAVSDLFSQGEYTRGLLLDAAGTTAVEAAADQISALIARHAAKQGLDTTFRFSPGYGDWDIRVQPDILAILRAQRIGLTVTDTCMLVPRKSVTAVIGLTPHQTALALPSLERNNSCAACTQLNCQSRKE